In Setaria viridis chromosome 5, Setaria_viridis_v4.0, whole genome shotgun sequence, the genomic stretch TTCATCTTCGCAACCATCTGTGGGCTCACAGTCGTATTTGTGGAGCGCTTAGTGCCAGAAACTAAAGGAAGAACCTTAGAGGAGATTCAGGCCTCCTTGAACTCGTCCTTGACGCCCTTTCACAAAtaattctcctttttctttatcTGAAATAGCTGGTTCCCTTGATACTATTTGTAGGATGTTTAGTTTCAGTCATTATCAGGGATAAAATTATTGTACATGACATTTTGCCCCAATAACACATGCACACTGGATTACATGCAGCCAATGAGCCAAAGTTGCCAAACAGGGTGCCCTGGGCCTTTGGGAACTGATGAAACGTTAACGAATGGTGAAACCttctcttttcaaaaaaaaataataaagaatGGTGTCACTGAACTGAATGTATTTGGATTACATGCAGCCAAACAGGGCATGTCAGAGCGAACTTCCTCGGATAAATAATACGACCTCGTTGAGTCGTCGTTGTGGCGAACAGAATGAATGCCCctcgattttttttatttgcccAGTTTTCGCCATGGCCTATTTAACCACACAAAAGATTCCCATCAGCGTTAATAAAATCGGCGACTAAGGAGACCGTAATGCGCGAGATGAAAGCGAAACCAAAGAAAATGACAAAGAAAAGACATGGGAAGAAGAAACAGACAAGTGTCTGCACATGTCAATACATTGGTCACTGGTGGACTGGACCGATCCACCGCCCGGGCGCCGGTCGTCCTCGTCAAGTCGTCAGCTCAGCTCCAAACACACCATACCAAGAGGCAAGAGCCAAGAGGGACGGCCGACTGAGGGGGAGAACCCAGGCCGCCCCGATGGAGCATGAGGATCAAGAAGCCCAGAAGCCTCTcctggccacggcggcggccggaagcAGCGGTGATGGCCGTCAGGGAGCTTCgtctccctccccttcctcttcgATTGCGGTGGTGGTCGCCAGCACTGCCGTCGCAGTCGCCGGATCCTTCGAGTTCGGCATCTCGGTAATCAGCTCTTCCTCTGTAGTGGCTACTACTGAACGCTGCAAATTTGCCGCCTGTGTGGAGTAGGTAGCAAAGCTGTTAGAAAATTATGACCAAGAAAGAATTAGTAGTGGGTTTATTCTGGTAAATTGTTAGTGATTTTTTTGAAGGGTGAAATCATCAATAATCACGGACCGGGGGAAGTTAATTTCGATTTCTTGCGTGCTGCAGGTGGGCTACTCGTCGCCTTCCCAGCCGGGCATCATGCGTGATCTCGACCTTTCCTTAGCCGAGGTACCCTCCTGTATTAGATTGCTCGTCTTGTTGACAAGCACAACTGAACACTGGGTAGTGTCCCCTGCAACTTACTCTTATCATGCTCATATGCAGTACTCTGTCTTTGGCTCCATACTAACGATTGGAGCAATGCTAGGAGCTATTGTCAGTGGCACCGTGGCAGACCGTGTCGGTCGAAGATTCGTAAGTGTTGATCCCAATTCGATCCTGCTGATTGAGCTTGCTGCACCGCCGCATTTGGCATGTACCAAAGTCAGACAGCCAGCAGAGAGATCATTCATATGATCTCAAGTTCTTCACTGTGCTCTGACTGACGAAGTTGTGCTTGACTTCTTGGGTTTTGCGGCATGCAGGCAATGGCAATATCAGATCTTCTCTGCATTCTTGGATATCTCCTGATAACCTTTTCCCAGGTTTGCCCCCTCTCCTACACATTTCTACTCTAGTGTGCTCTTTAATGCCTTCTAGTACAATGTATAGTGCAATACTGTGATTCGTGTATTCTCCGTAGAATTTTTGGTGGCTTGACATTGGAAGGCTCTCAATTGGATGTGGAATTGGCCTTCTTTCATATGTGGTGATTACAATAAAGATACTCCATCTTGTTACCTTTCTGGACGAATTCAGTCTGAACTTTGCAGAATCTGAACAGGTTCCAGTCTATATATCAGAGATAACACCAAAGAATCTTAGAGGAGGGTTCGCAACTGTAAACCAGGTTTGTACTGTACTCACTGTACTTAATTAAGGGAGAGTTCATCGCTAATTGTTCAGAGGTTTATCTTAAGAAAAGAGCTCCCCTATTTATGCAGTTTATGATCTGTTGTGGGGCATCGCTGGCGTATGTTTTGGGGACCTTTATCACTTGGCGTACCTTGGCAATCATTGGTAAATATCTTGCTTGGGTGTACCTTTTTTTACCGTTCGTGCACAATGAGAATAGGGTGTAGATTAGGTATCAATGTATCAGAGGCTGGTATTGCGCTGATTTTTAgtgtaccttttttttcttaactGTATCTACATCATGATTCATGCACGAGTGTACCAACAATTTTAATGCATATCATCATGTACGAATTTTAACTTACCTGTTATAGGAGTGGCACCATGTTTGCTGCAATTGGTTGGCCTTCTTGTGACTCCTGAATCCCCCAGATGGCTGGTTAGTAGCTTTATTTGAAGTACTGATAGTttgattatttttttagttCCACATCCTTTTTGAAAAATACCGGCAAAAGCTTTAGCGACCTTTTCATCTAGAGAGTAATCATGTAAGCGTAACATATTATGAAACACTACTGTAATAAtctactctatcaatgaaataggcaccgtctcgtgcccattcgttcaaaaaaaaatttgaaaaatacCTCTCTTATTACAAGTTTAGAACTAAAGATGACATTGACAAACAGAATCAGGCATTTCTTAATATTGATCATGGGAGTACACTCATGTAAACATCAGACAAGGATCATAAGCAAGGAAGCATATTTGAACCTTTACATATAAATATTTAGCTCTTAGCATACACTTAGAAATCAGCAGTTATGGTAaggtttgtattttttttttcgccACCATGCCTTAGCACGTTTTGTATAAAGACCAAACAATAAAGAAGTGTTAAATCGTCTCTTTTCTGATCATAATTTCCTTAAGATTCATATCATTAGCTAGAACCCACAAGTTTGGCACTTGGAAATTGGAATAATGCTTGACAAAGATCATGTATCTCAGGCAAGGTTTGGACATCCAGGTGCATTTGAGGCAGCATTGCAGAAGCTAAGGGGAAAGGGAACTGATATATCTGATGAAGCATTAGAAATCAAAGTATGAAGTGCTTGACAGCTtgagaataaatataaacattcGACTTAAGCATGCATTAAACAAAGCTTTTGATGATTCTGTAAACTTGGTATTCAGGATTTTACAGAAAAGCTTCAGCACTTACCAGAGTCAAAGATGTTGGACCTGTTTCAAAAGGCTTATATTCGTGCTGTTACAGTAAGTATCTTTAATATGCCTTTCTGCCTATTAGGAAGGAACATGTTTCTGCTGTTTCCTGACACATCAGGTCTGCGGTCAGGTTGGAGTTGGGCTAATGGTCCTTCAACAGTTTGGGGGAGTGAATGCCATTTGCTTCTATGCCAGTGAAATATTTGTTTCAGCCGGTAATGAATGATAACCTATTTCTTAACTCACATAAACTTGTTTTGGTCATGAGGAGAATTTTTACAATGGATTGCTCTTGCGTATTATACTAATTACTAAGTACTCATGATCAAATCAGGTTTCTCATCAGGAAACACAGGAATGCTTGCTATGGTTGCTGTCCAGGTCTCTTTAACAAAGACCCTACCCAGCTCACGTGCTTCTTACTGAATTTATGTGTATGACTAGATTTTAAATCTGCAGATTCCGATGACGGGATTAGGGGTACTTCTAATGGACAAGGCTGGAAGGAGGCCACTTTTGATGGTAAAAAAAGATATGCTCAGAGTTAATAATGAGTTACGACCACAGTAAT encodes the following:
- the LOC117856657 gene encoding sugar transporter ERD6-like 5 isoform X2 → MEHEDQEAQKPLLATAAAGSSGDGRQGASSPSPSSSIAVVVASTAVAVAGSFEFGISVGYSSPSQPGIMRDLDLSLAEYSVFGSILTIGAMLGAIVSGTVADRVGRRFAMAISDLLCILGYLLITFSQVPVYISEITPKNLRGGFATVNQFMICCGASLAYVLGTFITWRTLAIIGVAPCLLQLVGLLVTPESPRWLARFGHPGAFEAALQKLRGKGTDISDEALEIKDFTEKLQHLPESKMLDLFQKAYIRAVTVGVGLMVLQQFGGVNAICFYASEIFVSAGFSSGNTGMLAMVAVQIPMTGLGVLLMDKAGRRPLLMVSAAGTCLGCLLVGLSFLAKEHHWGKDLNILLALAGILIFTGSFSLGMGGIPWVIMSEIFPINMKGAAGSLVTLVSWLGSWIISYAFNFLLVWNSYGTFFIFATVCGLTVVFVERLVPETKGRTLEEIQASMNSSLTGPFQK
- the LOC117856657 gene encoding sugar transporter ERD6-like 5 isoform X1; protein product: MEHEDQEAQKPLLATAAAGSSGDGRQGASSPSPSSSIAVVVASTAVAVAGSFEFGISVGYSSPSQPGIMRDLDLSLAEYSVFGSILTIGAMLGAIVSGTVADRVGRRFAMAISDLLCILGYLLITFSQNFWWLDIGRLSIGCGIGLLSYVVPVYISEITPKNLRGGFATVNQFMICCGASLAYVLGTFITWRTLAIIGVAPCLLQLVGLLVTPESPRWLARFGHPGAFEAALQKLRGKGTDISDEALEIKDFTEKLQHLPESKMLDLFQKAYIRAVTVGVGLMVLQQFGGVNAICFYASEIFVSAGFSSGNTGMLAMVAVQIPMTGLGVLLMDKAGRRPLLMVSAAGTCLGCLLVGLSFLAKEHHWGKDLNILLALAGILIFTGSFSLGMGGIPWVIMSEIFPINMKGAAGSLVTLVSWLGSWIISYAFNFLLVWNSYGTFFIFATVCGLTVVFVERLVPETKGRTLEEIQASMNSSLTGPFQK